Below is a window of Chryseobacterium arthrosphaerae DNA.
AAGTCAGTATGTTTGAAAGCATTTTCTATAAGATCCACAGAGATTAACGGGGCAAACACTTTTTCTTCATACACAGAATCGGATTTATTGATCCTGGATTTGATTCTGAAATCGAAAAGAGGATTGATCTTGATCTTATTAATTTCAATGAGACTTAGTGCAAAAGTCAGTTCCTCCTTAGGACTTACAAACTTATTGTTGCTTTCGTATAAAATATAATCCAGTACATTGGCCAGCTTATCCAGCGACATATAGGTCTGGTAAGCATGGGACTGCACTGAATTGAGAATATTTTTAAAAAGATGGGGATTCAGCTTGGTACCAATGTGTTCCAGGCGTACTTCATTCAGGCGCTGCTCAATGATCTTATTGGTTTCTGACAGTTGGGTATTTTTTTGTTTCAGATTCTGATTCTGGCTGAACAGGTAAATGCTCGTGGTCAGGAAAAAGAAAATGGCAAAAACCCCGACGAATATCAGATAATCATGAATCATGTAGTAATTGCCCCCCATATGATCAGTGAAA
It encodes the following:
- a CDS encoding histidine kinase, with the protein product MGGNYYMIHDYLIFVGVFAIFFFLTTSIYLFSQNQNLKQKNTQLSETNKIIEQRLNEVRLEHIGTKLNPHLFKNILNSVQSHAYQTYMSLDKLANVLDYILYESNNKFVSPKEELTFALSLIEINKIKINPLFDFRIKSRINKSDSVYEEKVFAPLISVDLIENAFKHTDFLAQDSFISIYMELENGIFTMKVSNKASLKNILEKEKSGFGSQSFDQRLKMIYSTYYQLERSSKNGIFTAELKINLGEFYDKMRYSG